The Paenibacillus mucilaginosus 3016 genome includes the window GGAAACCGCTTCGATCTCACGAATAGCGCATCTGCGTTCCTCTATTCTCAAAAGTGCTCCGGCAGCAGGGGAAATAACGCATCGTACTTCCGCTATTGTCTTGGATAGCCTGCATGAACGTCCCCACTTCGCAAGAACACTTACAGGCCCATTACGACTTCCTGCCTGTTAGGACTATGAGGGGATGCTCCGTGCTCTGCCCCGCCCCTTCACGCCCCGCCGGTTACCGCCGCAAGCGTCCGCTCCACCGCGTCTTCGAGCAGATCCTGCGGCGGATCGCTCTTCAGCAGCAGCGAGAAGCCCCCGAGCGCCATCGTCAGGAAGCGGGCGTTCGCCCTGACCTTCGTGTCCGCGGGAAGCTCTCCGCGCTCCACCGCTTCGGCCAGGACGCCGGCGAACAGGCCGGCGAGGCGCTCCTGAAAGCGCCGGCCGTCCGCCGCCAGCTCCGCATCCCTTCCGGCCAGCTCGGCCATCGTGTTCACGAACAGGCAGCCGCGGCGTGCGCGGGGATCACGGCCCATCTCCACCACCTGCCGGAACACCTCGAGGAGGCCTCCGAGGCCCGGCCCGCCTTGGGCTGCAAGCTGCCGAATGCCCTCATAGTAGTTCTCCTGGTACAGGTTCAGGCACCGGAGGAAGAGCTGCCTCTTGCCTCCGAACACGGCGTACAGACTCGGACGGTTGATGCCCATCCGCTCCGTGAGATCGCTCAGCGAGGCCGCCTCATAGCCGAGGTCCCA containing:
- a CDS encoding TetR/AcrR family transcriptional regulator, producing the protein MARPREFDEEQALGAALEVFWDLGYEAASLSDLTERMGINRPSLYAVFGGKRQLFLRCLNLYQENYYEGIRQLAAQGGPGLGGLLEVFRQVVEMGRDPRARRGCLFVNTMAELAGRDAELAADGRRFQERLAGLFAGVLAEAVERGELPADTKVRANARFLTMALGGFSLLLKSDPPQDLLEDAVERTLAAVTGGA